TATGCAGCAGAGTTTAGCCCAACAATTTCTCGCCAATCTTTAAATCGTTGGCGTAATTGTTGGCGATAGCGTTGTGCAGTCAATTGATGTTGCTTGGGGTGAAAGTGGTCTCGAATTGGTCCAAAAGCGGAAAGAAATCGTTGGGCTTGCCCTGGGGATTTGAATTTCCGCATTCGTCGCTCTCGCACTCGTGTCGGTTGGTGGGAGTTTTCCACTCGATTGTTTAATCCTTTATGCGCTCGATGCTCCACGTTCTTCATCACTTGTTTCTTCGCGGCTTCATAGCTCTTTAACTTATCAGTGACAATCACCCGTGGCACAAAGCCTTGTTTCTTCAAGAGCTTACGGAAGAATCGCTCTGCCGCTTTTGTATCTCGATGTCGTTGCAGCAGAACATCCAGCACGTTGCCATCCGCATCCACTGCCCGCCACAGGTAATATTGCTGTCCTTTGATCGTGACAACCACCTCATCCAGATGCCACTTGTCCGCAATATAAGGACGTTGGTGCCGCAGTTGATTCGCGTATTGCTGTCCAAACTTTTGGCACCATTCCCGAATCGACTCGTAGGTTACCTCAATCCCACGGTACAGCATCATTTTCTCAATGTCTCGATAGCTCAAGGGAAAGGTGTAGTAGAGCCAGACACAGTAGCTGATAATCTCGGCAGGGAATCGGTAGCAACGATAAGGATTTGTACTCATCCCATCATCTTACCCCAACTCCCCTCCGTCAAGTTGACAATACCTTCAGCCACCAGAAGTGACCGCACTCAATTTATTAAACGAATGGTAGAATTTTCTCAACAAACTCAATTAAGAATTCGGTTGATTTATTATCCTCCATATCATAGTAAATATAATCCCATAGAACGCTGCTGGGCAGTGTTAGAAAACTTTTGGAATGGAGCTATTTTAGATTCGATTGAAGCGGCTGTTGCATGGGCTTCTAATATGACATGGAAAGGCCTTTCTCCACTAGTGCGCCTAGTCGAGAGAACTTATGAAAAAGGTGTAATTGCTTCGGCTCAAGAGTTAGAATCACTTCAACCCTTCTGGCAACGTTCTGAAACTTTGCCTAAATGGGACGTGACTATTTGCCCAATCTTACTGGTAGCTTATTTTTACGCACCTCCCTTAGACTAGTTTTTCTCAAGAAAGCATGAGTTATTGCAAACTCTCTCAACTCAATTTTTTCTCAATAAGCTCAAGTTTATTGCAGCTATTCTCAATAAACAGGGGATTTTTCTAGCTTATTGACATGATGCGTTTGCCCTGCCTCCTACCTCCTCCAGATCTGGTAAATCAGGTTCTTTAAGGGCGCACCATGACTTTGATCACCTCTCGACTATCCATTGCAGCATACCCTTTGGGGACACCGCTGAGATCGACAGTCAAATCAAGGACAGCAGAGGCGTTGAGTTTGCCTGCCACAGTATCGGCTAGCAATTCTGGAATGTAAGCACGGGCAGGTGCAGCCCCGCCTCGTAAGGTGATGTTCTGCATGAATAAACGACCCAGATTCAAGTTGTGGCTGCTACCGTGTGGCACATCGACATAGCCGCTCACTCCACCGGGACGCGCAATGCCGATTGCCGTTGCCATTGCAGGCTCACTGCCTACACACTCCAGGACTGACTCTGCACCGCCTTGGGTAATCTCTTGCACGGCTGCGATCGCACTGGGCCTAACCGCCAGCCCTATCCTTACCAAACCTGCGTGGTTGGGCCAATCGTAAATTCATTCACGTTTGTGTCTTCTGGCTGGTCAATCGCAAACGCTACAACATTGGCGACTCGATCTGGTGAGATGCCATATTGCTCGTACAACTTTGTCATTGTTTCAGCCACATCTCGATCGGTAATCCGATCTAACAACTGGGTGTTAATTGCAGCAGGATAAATTGTCGCAGTCCGAATGTTAGTCCCCTCTTGAGCAGATTCCATGCGTAGAACTTCCATGAAATCGCGCACGAACCATTTCGTCCCACCATACACCGCACCACCTGGATAAGCTTTTAATCCAGCCACCGACGAAGTTGCAATCGCATGCCCAGACTTTTGGCTAATAAACGTTGGCAATACAGCAGCGATACCATTGAGGACACCCTTGATATTGACATCAACTGTTTGATTCCATTCATCAGTTTTCAAGGCAGAAAGTGGAGAATTTGGCATGATGCCAGCGTTCAAGAAAATCACATCGACGCCTCCAAATGTTTCCTTAGCAAGCTTGACGATCTCAGCATTATCAGATGGGTTAACCACATCCATCACTTGATAGACTGCTTGTCCGCCAGCTGTTTGAATTTCATCAACCAGTTGTTTCAATTGGTCCTCGCGTCGCGCGCCCAATACGACTTTAGCGCCTTTGCTTGCCAGCAATTTCGCACTTGCTTCACCAATCCCTGATGATGCGCCGGTAATAATCACAACTTTGTCTTTAATCATCTTATTCCTCTTTTTGTTGAGTAACGACTGAGTCCCGCTTTCTTCGGACTTGCCAATTAGTGGCTAAGGGCACGCCGACGGTTCGATGTGGCATCAGCAAAAACCCGACCATCACTGCACCGTTTGACCACCATCAATGACCATAGCGTGCCCGATGACGAAGGCAGCCGCGTCCGAACACAGCCAGACGACGGCATTGGCGATCTCTTCGGGCTGCCCCATCCGTCCGATCGGCTCCTCCGCGATTACCTGTTCGCGTCCTTCAGCAGTGCCGCCAGTGAAGCGATCCATCATTGATGTGTCAATGTAACCGGGGGCAACGGCGTTGACGCGGATGTTCTGCGAGGCATAGTCGAGAGCCGATGACTTGGTGAGTCCAATCACGCCGTGTTTTGCTGCGGTGTATGCAGCTCCGCCCTTGATGCCGATGACACCAGCACCCGATGATGTGTTCACGATTGCGCCGCCCCCTTGCTTCAGCATCAGCGGGATTTCGTGCTTCAGACACAGAAAAACGCCACGCAGATTGATGTCTACGATCCGATCCCACTCTTGCGCTTCGATTTCCGCTGTTGCTAAATTCTTCTGTTCCACACCAGCGTTGTTGAAGGCAAAGTCCAGCCGCCCGAAGGTCTCGATGGTTTTGGAAAGAGCCGCCTGAACGTCCTCGCTTCGCGTCACGTCGCACTTGACGGCGATCGCTCGTCCGCCGAGTTCTGCGATCGCGCGCGCCGTTTCTTGATTGCCCTGTTCCGAAACGTCGGCGACCACAACCGCCGCGCCCTCACGAGCAAACGCCAGTGCCGTAGCTCGACCGATGCCGTTTGCTGCTCCGGTCACAAACGCAACCTTTCCTGTGTATCCATTCTCGTTCGTTGTCATTTTTTACTCCTTGCGTTGCTTATTAAGGAAGTCTTTATCAGGATTTCCACAATCTATTGCTGGGTAGTGAAACTAAGAACGTGTATTTCGACTCCCAAAAATTTTGGATGCGGGGGTCAGTTGGGATACTGGTCATCGCTAACCTGTTTCATCCAGTTCACAGCCTTACCGTCGAGTGCCTCCTGAATGGCAATGTGCGTCATGGCTGTGGTGGCTGTAGCTCCGTGCCAGTGTTTTACTCCTGGTGGAATTTGAACCACATCACCGGGTCTGATTTCTTGAATCGATCTGCCCCATTGCTGCACGTAGCCGAATCCAGCCGTTACGATCAGGGTTTGTCCCAACGGATGGGTATGCCATGCTGTCCGCGCACCAGGCTCGAACGTGACACTAGCGCCCGATGTGCGTGCTGGAGCGCGTGCTGAGAATAAGGGGTCGATGCGGACGGAACCTGTAAAGTTTTCGGCGGGTCCTTTAGTGGAAGACTGCGAACCGTTTCGCCTAACCTCTACTATTTGTGCATTATTGCTCGATGGAGCTTGTGCTTGTTCCACAGGAGCGAAACCCGAAGCAAGCAGAGAAGATGACGCGATCGTTGCCGCAAGCAGTTTCATTTCTATCTCCTTAAACGTTGCTACTGAATTTGATCAATTGTCACGTTGACAGAGCCAGGCACATTCAATGCCTCGATGCCTCCATCTATTTTTCCGAGAATAACGAGTCCGTCTGAGTATCCAAAATCTCGATAATATATCGCCAAATTCCCCCAGGGAGCGTAATAAGCAATATCTCCAACAGCAGGATCGCTACCTGGGGGTGCATCTTCTGTAGATAATTTTTCTGGCAGATTACTAACTTTTTCGGTTCTCGCGTAATCTTCTAACGTCAGCGTTAATGGCAGTAGGGAAATAAAATCCTGAGTGGTTTTGCTGTCGATCAAAGTGGCTGTAACAACCTGGTCTCCGACCTTGATGTTTATCTTCATACTGTTTGCCTGCTTGGTTGATATTTTAGTCGGCATCTTTGACGAGGCACTGCTAGGCATACTGTTGTCGGCACGGCAGGCTGAGTAACTCAGGGACATTACCAGGGCGAGGACCAAAATCAGCACTCTCTTCTGGTAATTGTTTCCCTGGTAGTGTTATACACCTGTTGAAGGACAATCAGATTGAGTAGCCAAACTCAAAGCGATTGATGAATAGCCCAATCACCGTGTCGTGCATCAGCTGAGATTTGGAAAAACAAATTGTCTTCCGTGCCAAGCGTTTAATACGAGTGCGATAAGTCAGATGTTTTCGCTCAATCATTTGAGTATAAAGTTTACCAACAGTGTGTTGTGACTCATCAATATGCCGTTCATACGTCCCCCAACCATCTGTGTAGAAATGTTGGATTCCAAAGGGTTGCAACAGCGCTTTCAACTCCAAAAATGCTTTATCTTCACGGGTGCGCGCGTACATATGCCAACACTTCTCCCGTTGCATGGTCTACCGCCTGCCATAACCAACGCGGCTGCTGCTTCGATTGTACAAAGCTCCACATTTCATCCAGTTCTGCTTCCGGATCTAGAACCCTCAACAGCAGCACCTCAACTGGTTGAGAACTAAGTTGGGCTAATCGCTTTTTATTCACAAGCTGTAACTGTCGATGTTTTTTTTAATTCCTCAATTACCGTCGTGGGGCTAATCTTCAGCACTCTTGCCGTGTCACGAATCCCACTACCGTTAACTGCCATATCTGCAATCTGTTGTTTGATGGAAGGTAGATCACCTCGGTAAGAGTAGTCCCGAATGAAGCTACGACGACGGCAATCAGCATGTCGGCATAAGTACCGCTGCTTACCTTCATTAGACTTGCCATTCTTAACTACATCCTCATTGCCACAATCGGGACAAAGCACTGGCTCTAAAACCATCTCCTCTCCTACTGTCAAACAACTACTCCAATGTCAGCAGATCTTCACTCACATTTCAACAGGTGTAGAACACGACCGTTTCCCTTAATGGGAAGCCATTTCAAAAGCATTAAGTCTTTCCTTCGTACTGCTCGTCACTGACCTGTTCCATTCAATCCACGGGTTTACCGTCGAGCCATTCCTGAATAGCGATGTAGGTCATGGCTGTGGTTGCCGTAGCGCCATGCTAATGCTTCTCACCTGGCTCAA
The DNA window shown above is from Chroococcidiopsis sp. SAG 2025 and carries:
- a CDS encoding IS6 family transposase, with product MSTNPYRCYRFPAEIISYCVWLYYTFPLSYRDIEKMMLYRGIEVTYESIREWCQKFGQQYANQLRHQRPYIADKWHLDEVVVTIKGQQYYLWRAVDADGNVLDVLLQRHRDTKAAERFFRKLLKKQGFVPRVIVTDKLKSYEAAKKQVMKNVEHRAHKGLNNRVENSHQPTRVRERRMRKFKSPGQAQRFLSAFGPIRDHFHPKQHQLTAQRYRQQLRQRFKDWREIVGLNSAA
- a CDS encoding ISAzo13-like element transposase-related protein, producing the protein MTIPSATRSDRTQFIKRMVEFSQQTQLRIRLIYYPPYHSKYNPIERCWAVLENFWNGAILDSIEAAVAWASNMTWKGLSPLVRLVERTYEKGVIASAQELESLQPFWQRSETLPKWDVTICPILLVAYFYAPPLD
- a CDS encoding zinc-binding dehydrogenase, whose translation is MVRIGLAVRPSAIAAVQEITQGGAESVLECVGSEPAMATAIGIARPGGVSGYVDVPHGSSHNLNLGRLFMQNITLRGGAAPARAYIPELLADTVAGKLNASAVLDLTVDLSGVPKGYAAMDSREVIKVMVRP
- a CDS encoding SDR family oxidoreductase, giving the protein MIKDKVVIITGASSGIGEASAKLLASKGAKVVLGARREDQLKQLVDEIQTAGGQAVYQVMDVVNPSDNAEIVKLAKETFGGVDVIFLNAGIMPNSPLSALKTDEWNQTVDVNIKGVLNGIAAVLPTFISQKSGHAIATSSVAGLKAYPGGAVYGGTKWFVRDFMEVLRMESAQEGTNIRTATIYPAAINTQLLDRITDRDVAETMTKLYEQYGISPDRVANVVAFAIDQPEDTNVNEFTIGPTTQVW
- a CDS encoding SDR family oxidoreductase, whose protein sequence is MTTNENGYTGKVAFVTGAANGIGRATALAFAREGAAVVVADVSEQGNQETARAIAELGGRAIAVKCDVTRSEDVQAALSKTIETFGRLDFAFNNAGVEQKNLATAEIEAQEWDRIVDINLRGVFLCLKHEIPLMLKQGGGAIVNTSSGAGVIGIKGGAAYTAAKHGVIGLTKSSALDYASQNIRVNAVAPGYIDTSMMDRFTGGTAEGREQVIAEEPIGRMGQPEEIANAVVWLCSDAAAFVIGHAMVIDGGQTVQ
- a CDS encoding cupin domain-containing protein, whose translation is MKLLAATIASSSLLASGFAPVEQAQAPSSNNAQIVEVRRNGSQSSTKGPAENFTGSVRIDPLFSARAPARTSGASVTFEPGARTAWHTHPLGQTLIVTAGFGYVQQWGRSIQEIRPGDVVQIPPGVKHWHGATATTAMTHIAIQEALDGKAVNWMKQVSDDQYPN
- a CDS encoding cyclophilin-like fold protein; translation: MKINIKVGDQVVTATLIDSKTTQDFISLLPLTLTLEDYARTEKVSNLPEKLSTEDAPPGSDPAVGDIAYYAPWGNLAIYYRDFGYSDGLVILGKIDGGIEALNVPGSVNVTIDQIQ
- a CDS encoding IS1 family transposase, translated to MYARTREDKAFLELKALLQPFGIQHFYTDGWGTYERHIDESQHTVGKLYTQMIERKHLTYRTRIKRLARKTICFSKSQLMHDTVIGLFINRFEFGYSI
- a CDS encoding IS1 family transposase; the encoded protein is MWSFVQSKQQPRWLWQAVDHATGEVLAYVRAHP
- a CDS encoding IS1-like element transposase, whose amino-acid sequence is MTVGEEMVLEPVLCPDCGNEDVVKNGKSNEGKQRYLCRHADCRRRSFIRDYSYRGDLPSIKQQIADMAVNGSGIRDTARVLKISPTTVIEELKKTSTVTACE